The proteins below are encoded in one region of Ochotona princeps isolate mOchPri1 chromosome 24, mOchPri1.hap1, whole genome shotgun sequence:
- the TEKT5 gene encoding tektin-5: protein MEFLGTSQTASYCGPRRMCGTTALPPAAQAQTPVIQECYQPYYLPGYRYLNCWRPSLFYRITDSQSCPEMCHSSLRPPTILPALRSALFCRCSPQDWEKANERQMRGAEASRLWAGRLTGDSLRLMQDKDQLTRQMQEGTTRNLGQRLSDIGFWKSELGYELERLRTENHSLETVKQRLQCAVEEINCPLQVALECLYHREKRIGIDLVHDNVEKNLIQEVDLLKCCQEQLRKLFQRIDIQMRDNRDAQHALERDIEDKHSAQFIDEKCFNLRNTSDCISFFHGMEKVDGTISVPETWAKFSNDNIRHSQNMRANSIRLREEVEHLVESLSDQMWKQFTDTNLAFDARISEVTDVKNKLQTQLAKTLQEIFQAENTIMLLERSIMAKECPLKVAQSRLECRTRRPNVELCRDIPQFKLVNEVFTIDDTLQTLKLRLRETQDTLQLLLMTKSRLEHELAIKANSLCIDKDRCMGMRKTFPSIPRLVGYT, encoded by the exons atggagtttctgggaaCCAGTCAGACCGCCAGCTACTGCGGCCCTCGGAGAATGTGCGGCACGACGGCGCTGCCTCCCGCGGCGCAGGCGCAGACCCCGGTGATCCAGGAGTGCTACCAGCCCTACTACCTGCCTGGGTACCGCTATCTCAACTGCTGGAGGCCCAGCCTCTTCTACAGGATCACCGATTCGCAGAGCTGCCCCGAGATGTGCCACAGCTCCCTGCGGCCGCCCACCATCCTGCCCGCGCTGCGCTCCGCGCTCTTCTGCCGCTGCAGCCCGCAGGACTGGGAAAAGGCCAACGAGCGGCAGATGCGCGGGGCCGAGGCCTCGAGGCTGTGGGCCGGCAGGCTGACCGGCGACTCTCTGCGCCTCATGCAGGACAAGGACCAGCTGACGCGCCAGATGCAGGAAGGTACCACCCGCAACCTAGGCCAACGGCTGTCGGACATCGGCTTCTGGAAGTCCGAGCTGGGCTACGAGCTGGAGCGGCTTCGCACGGAGAACCACAGCCTGGAGACAGTCAAGCAGCGGCTCCAGTGCGCGGTGGAGGAGATCAACTGCCCCTTGCAG GTGGCCCTCGAGTGCCTGTACCACCGAGAGAAAAGGATCGGGATTGACCTGGTCCATGACAACGTGGAGAAAAACCTTATCCAG GAAGTAGACTTGCTAAAATGCTGCCAAGAACAGCTGAGGAAATTATTTCAAAGAATTGACATCCAGATGCG GGACAACCGGGATGCTCAGCATGCCCTGGAACGGGACATCGAGGACAAACACTCAGCCCAGTTCATCGATGAGAAGTGCTTTAATCTGAGGAACACGTCGGATTGCATCAGCTTCTTCCATGGCATGGAGAAAGTCGATGGCAC GATCTCCGTGCCCGAGACCTGGGCCAAGTTCAGCAACGACAACATCAGGCACTCGCAGAACATGCGGGCCAACTCCATCCGGCTGCGGGAGGAGGTGGAGCACCTGGTGGAGAGCTTGTCGGACCAGATGTGGAAACAGTTCACTGACACCAACCTGGCCTTCGACGCCCGCATCTCCGAGGTGACAGACGTGAAGAACAAGCTGCAGACACAGCTGGCCAAG ACGCTGCAGGAGATCTTCCAGGCAGAGAACACCATCATGCTGCTGGAGAGGTCCATCATGGCCAAGGAGTGCCCACTGAAGGTGGCCCAGAGCAGACTGGAGTGCCGCACGCGGCGGCCCAACGTGGAGCTGTGCAGAGACATTCCACAGTTCAA GCTCGTGAATGAGGTGTTCACCATCGATGACACCCTGCAGACCCTCAAGCTGAGGCTGCGGGAGACACAGGACACACTGCAACTGTTGTTGATGACTAAGTCCCGGCTGGAGCACGAGCTGGCCATCAAGGCCAACAGCCTCTGCATCGACAAGGATAGGTGCATGGGCATGCGCAAGACCTTCCCCAGCATCCCCCGCCTGGTGGGCTACACCTGA